The Nocardia sp. NBC_01329 sequence ACGCCCGCGCTGCGGGCGCGGACCACCGAAACCATCCGCGTGTTCGCCCGCCTGGTAGCCAGCGAGGGGACCGAGTTCTACGGCGTCACCGATCCCGCGCCGGACCCGGTGATCGATTTCCGGGCGACCTATCTGGTGGGCGGGCTGGTCCAGACGCTGACAGGCTGGGTCCGCGGTGATCTGCCGATCAGTCGGGATGAGCTGATCGACTACACGACGGATGTCTTCGTCCTGCTCGGCGAGGATTTCGCGCGCCGCGGAGACTGAACCCGCCCCGGCCCGGCCGGTGTCGTCAGAGACGGACGGGAACCGCTGTCAGTCCGACCGGCGCTCCCTGCAGCACGACCCGGAACGCCACCTCCCGCGAAATCCAGAACCCCGCGCATTCGGCGATCACCGAATCGAACCACTTCCGCTCCTGCGGCACGTCCGCGAGTAGCTGCTCGGCATCCCGCACCGCCACCACATAACCGCTCGCGTCCCCGAGCAGATCCGCGAGGTCGAACAGGCATTCGTCGAACGCGTCTTTGTTCGGCCGGAAGTAGTACGGGAACTGCAGCGCCGCGGCGAACTCGTCGAACAACGCCGCCACCGTGCGCATCCGGCTG is a genomic window containing:
- a CDS encoding barstar family protein → MAEALSLADFLTLPPREQLAAGISPPATGSVTVDAAEFSRVRYGAPSGYRVREVRGSRMRTVAALFDEFAAALQFPYYFRPNKDAFDECLFDLADLLGDASGYVVAVRDAEQLLADVPQERKWFDSVIAECAGFWISREVAFRVVLQGAPVGLTAVPVRL